Proteins encoded by one window of Nicotiana tabacum cultivar K326 chromosome 10, ASM71507v2, whole genome shotgun sequence:
- the LOC107815577 gene encoding mRNA export factor GLE1-like isoform X2 — protein MGAVKLLLPLPKNVDGVTLDPNPDWSFDALLVELNSIEKKLNGSSEFPIPFTKAESRELSASKNNSRRGFIMQVSDDDMEDLERDTKDEVGNHFVKGGKRFACDEIYLSDSDHSEEGLGIELQHDLMDKVGLVESALSELAHEHHLTIADEMRDQLSALEAEFMDENEKLASTLERVERNIEAQREMNRKFDMQYQRKIAEALDDHLTAVQRDHEHRSQIEERRIRDDAAREEAKRKEKALQEEKARQEMIRAEAKVQARLEAERVEKEKAAALEAERKAAKEAAAAVEKKVSESLMNVPSEANKVSKEVTIHKHSAGNTIRVSENAQKLEEKRLMICSEIASQNEALGSRSNKAYRKYEMEIARRIRTITGTKENVRVKADELIKLISDSTCPQSISIAMFAQKVVSLCVNPTGSFNSAVYAYGRVIVLVTSKVPLAMDVLIGELDKVCIYAVPKYIIYSETAFQTKEAYYKAIGYAEEDGKIESTDSYVDRLSAYMKLYGALVQTEVEGCQNLHGLREGWAWIARFLNVLPANLYTAAALQAFLEMAGFALHKRYKTQFRKMLDIIAKDFLTALKDRGDAKLNKVIVNIRNYIESNQFLKEPEGWRLRSNLESHNFTPESDHQQQYGYQQNSYYR, from the exons AT GGGTGCTGTTAAACTGCTACTTCCGTTGCCTAAAAATGTTGATGGAGTGACCCTGGATCCAAACCCTGATTGGAGCTTTGATGCTTTACTGGTCGAGCTCAACTCGATAGAGAAGAAGCTCAATGGATCATCTGAATTTCCAATACCTTTTACCAAAGCAGAATCTCG AGAACTCTCGGCTTCAAAGAATAATTCTCGGAGAGGCTTTATTATGCAAGTGTCTGATGACGACATGGAGGATTTGGAAAGAGACACTAAGGATGAAGTTGGTAATCATTTTGTTAAGGGGGGAAAACGTTTTGCCTGTGACGAAATCTATCTGAG TGATAGCGACCATTCTGAAGAAGGCCTGGGCATTGAACTGCAACATGATCTAATGGATAAAGTGGGATTAGTAGAAAGTGCTTTATCTGAATTAGCTCATGAGCACCATCTAACTATTGCG GATGAAATGAGAGATCAACTATCAGCACTTGAAGCTGAGTTCATGGATGAGAATGAGAAGCTTGCCTCCACACTTGAACGGGTGGAGAGAAATATTGAAGCTCAAAGGGAAATGAACAGAAAATTTGACATGCAGTACCAACGTAAAAT TGCAGAAGCACTTGATGATCACCTAACTGCTGTACAAAGGGATCACGAACACAGATCCCAAATTGAAGAAAGGAGAATAAGAGATGATGCAGCTCGTGAAGAAgccaagaggaaagaaaaagctCTTCAAGAAGAAAAAGCCCGGCAAGAAATGATCAGAGCAGAAGCCAAG GTGCAGGCTAGGCTGgaagctgaaagagttgaaaagGAAAAAGCCGCAGCTCTGGAAGCTGAGAGGAAAGCAGCAAAAGAAGCTGCAGCTGCTGTGGAGAAGAAGGTATCTGAGTCATTGATGAATGTTCCTTCGGAGGCTAACAAGGTTTCAAAGGAAGTCACTATTCATAAACATTCAGCAG GAAATACAATCAGGGTGTCAGAAAATGCTCAAAAGCTGGAGGAGAAAAGATTGATGATTTGCAGTGAAATAGCTTCACAGAATGAAGCGCTGGGATCGCGTTCTAACAAG GCTTACCGAAAATATGAAATGGAAATAGCCAGACGAATCAGAACTATCACTGGTACAAAAGAAAATGTCAG AGTGAAAGCAGATGAATTAATTAAGCTAATCAGTGATTCAACATGTCCACAATCCATCAGCATTGCGATGTTTGCACAGAAG GTTGTGTCCCTGTGCGTGAACCCTACAGGAAGCTTTAACAGTGCCGTCTATGCGTATGGTCGTGTAATTGTCCTTGTTACTTCAAAG GTCCCTCTTGCCATGGATGTTCTCATAGGCGAGTTGGATAAAGTTTGCATTTACGCAGTTCCTAAGTACATTATTTACTCAGAG ACAGCATTTCAGACAAAAGAAGCTTATTACAAAGCTATTGGCTATGCAGAGGAAGATGGGAAGATCGAAAGTACTGATAGTTATGTGGATCGCTTAAGTGCATACATGAAATTATATGGTGCTCTTGTTCAG ACTGAAGTTGAAGGCTGCCAAAATTTGCATGGTCTCAGAGAAGGTTGGGCATGGATAGCCAGATTCTTAAATGTTCTCCCAGCAAATTTATATACTGCAGCCGCCTTGCAGGCTTTTCTTGAA ATGGCAGGTTTTGCTCTACACAAAAGATATAAGACACAATTCAGAAAGATGTTGGATATCATTGCTAAAGATTTTCTAACTGCATTGAAAGATCGAGGCGATGCAAAGTTGAACAAGGTGATTGTGAATATCCGAAACTATATAGAGTCAAATCAGTTCCTGAAGGAACCTGAAGGCTGGCGCCTCAGGAGTAACTTGGAATCACACAATTTCACTCCAGAGTCAGATCATCAACAGCAATATGGTTACCAACAGAATAGCTACTATCGCTAG
- the LOC107815577 gene encoding mRNA export factor GLE1-like isoform X1, translated as MGAVKLLLPLPKNVDGVTLDPNPDWSFDALLVELNSIEKKLNGSSEFPIPFTKAESRELSASKNNSRRGFIMQVSDDDMEDLERDTKDEVGNHFVKGGKRFACDEIYLSDSDHSEEGLGIELQHDLMDKVGLVESALSELAHEHHLTIADEMRDQLSALEAEFMDENEKLASTLERVERNIEAQREMNRKFDMQYQRKIAEALDDHLTAVQRDHEHRSQIEERRIRDDAAREEAKRKEKALQEEKARQEMIRAEAKVQARLEAERVEKEKAAALEAERKAAKEAAAAVEKKVSESLMNVPSEANKVSKEVTIHKHSAAGNTIRVSENAQKLEEKRLMICSEIASQNEALGSRSNKAYRKYEMEIARRIRTITGTKENVRVKADELIKLISDSTCPQSISIAMFAQKVVSLCVNPTGSFNSAVYAYGRVIVLVTSKVPLAMDVLIGELDKVCIYAVPKYIIYSETAFQTKEAYYKAIGYAEEDGKIESTDSYVDRLSAYMKLYGALVQTEVEGCQNLHGLREGWAWIARFLNVLPANLYTAAALQAFLEMAGFALHKRYKTQFRKMLDIIAKDFLTALKDRGDAKLNKVIVNIRNYIESNQFLKEPEGWRLRSNLESHNFTPESDHQQQYGYQQNSYYR; from the exons AT GGGTGCTGTTAAACTGCTACTTCCGTTGCCTAAAAATGTTGATGGAGTGACCCTGGATCCAAACCCTGATTGGAGCTTTGATGCTTTACTGGTCGAGCTCAACTCGATAGAGAAGAAGCTCAATGGATCATCTGAATTTCCAATACCTTTTACCAAAGCAGAATCTCG AGAACTCTCGGCTTCAAAGAATAATTCTCGGAGAGGCTTTATTATGCAAGTGTCTGATGACGACATGGAGGATTTGGAAAGAGACACTAAGGATGAAGTTGGTAATCATTTTGTTAAGGGGGGAAAACGTTTTGCCTGTGACGAAATCTATCTGAG TGATAGCGACCATTCTGAAGAAGGCCTGGGCATTGAACTGCAACATGATCTAATGGATAAAGTGGGATTAGTAGAAAGTGCTTTATCTGAATTAGCTCATGAGCACCATCTAACTATTGCG GATGAAATGAGAGATCAACTATCAGCACTTGAAGCTGAGTTCATGGATGAGAATGAGAAGCTTGCCTCCACACTTGAACGGGTGGAGAGAAATATTGAAGCTCAAAGGGAAATGAACAGAAAATTTGACATGCAGTACCAACGTAAAAT TGCAGAAGCACTTGATGATCACCTAACTGCTGTACAAAGGGATCACGAACACAGATCCCAAATTGAAGAAAGGAGAATAAGAGATGATGCAGCTCGTGAAGAAgccaagaggaaagaaaaagctCTTCAAGAAGAAAAAGCCCGGCAAGAAATGATCAGAGCAGAAGCCAAG GTGCAGGCTAGGCTGgaagctgaaagagttgaaaagGAAAAAGCCGCAGCTCTGGAAGCTGAGAGGAAAGCAGCAAAAGAAGCTGCAGCTGCTGTGGAGAAGAAGGTATCTGAGTCATTGATGAATGTTCCTTCGGAGGCTAACAAGGTTTCAAAGGAAGTCACTATTCATAAACATTCAGCAG CAGGAAATACAATCAGGGTGTCAGAAAATGCTCAAAAGCTGGAGGAGAAAAGATTGATGATTTGCAGTGAAATAGCTTCACAGAATGAAGCGCTGGGATCGCGTTCTAACAAG GCTTACCGAAAATATGAAATGGAAATAGCCAGACGAATCAGAACTATCACTGGTACAAAAGAAAATGTCAG AGTGAAAGCAGATGAATTAATTAAGCTAATCAGTGATTCAACATGTCCACAATCCATCAGCATTGCGATGTTTGCACAGAAG GTTGTGTCCCTGTGCGTGAACCCTACAGGAAGCTTTAACAGTGCCGTCTATGCGTATGGTCGTGTAATTGTCCTTGTTACTTCAAAG GTCCCTCTTGCCATGGATGTTCTCATAGGCGAGTTGGATAAAGTTTGCATTTACGCAGTTCCTAAGTACATTATTTACTCAGAG ACAGCATTTCAGACAAAAGAAGCTTATTACAAAGCTATTGGCTATGCAGAGGAAGATGGGAAGATCGAAAGTACTGATAGTTATGTGGATCGCTTAAGTGCATACATGAAATTATATGGTGCTCTTGTTCAG ACTGAAGTTGAAGGCTGCCAAAATTTGCATGGTCTCAGAGAAGGTTGGGCATGGATAGCCAGATTCTTAAATGTTCTCCCAGCAAATTTATATACTGCAGCCGCCTTGCAGGCTTTTCTTGAA ATGGCAGGTTTTGCTCTACACAAAAGATATAAGACACAATTCAGAAAGATGTTGGATATCATTGCTAAAGATTTTCTAACTGCATTGAAAGATCGAGGCGATGCAAAGTTGAACAAGGTGATTGTGAATATCCGAAACTATATAGAGTCAAATCAGTTCCTGAAGGAACCTGAAGGCTGGCGCCTCAGGAGTAACTTGGAATCACACAATTTCACTCCAGAGTCAGATCATCAACAGCAATATGGTTACCAACAGAATAGCTACTATCGCTAG
- the LOC107815577 gene encoding mRNA export factor GLE1-like isoform X3 — MGAVKLLLPLPKNVDGVTLDPNPDWSFDALLVELNSIEKKLNGSSEFPIPFTKAESRELSASKNNSRRGFIMQVSDDDMEDLERDTKDEVGNHFVKGGKRFACDEIYLSDSDHSEEGLGIELQHDLMDKVGLVESALSELAHEHHLTIADEMRDQLSALEAEFMDENEKLASTLERVERNIEAQREMNRKFDMQYQRKIAEALDDHLTAVQRDHEHRSQIEERRIRDDAAREEAKRKEKALQEEKARQEMIRAEAKVQARLEAERVEKEKAAALEAERKAAKEAAAAVEKKVSESLMNVPSEANKVSKEVTIHKHSAAGNTIRVSENAQKLEEKRLMICSEIASQNEALGSRSNKAYRKYEMEIARRIRTITGTKENVRVKADELIKLISDSTCPQSISIAMFAQKVVSLCVNPTGSFNSAVYAYGRVIVLVTSKVPLAMDVLIGELDKVCIYAVPKYIIYSETAFQTKEAYYKAIGYAEEDGKIESTDSYVDRLSAYMKLYGALVQSFLHQPGHSSSFS; from the exons AT GGGTGCTGTTAAACTGCTACTTCCGTTGCCTAAAAATGTTGATGGAGTGACCCTGGATCCAAACCCTGATTGGAGCTTTGATGCTTTACTGGTCGAGCTCAACTCGATAGAGAAGAAGCTCAATGGATCATCTGAATTTCCAATACCTTTTACCAAAGCAGAATCTCG AGAACTCTCGGCTTCAAAGAATAATTCTCGGAGAGGCTTTATTATGCAAGTGTCTGATGACGACATGGAGGATTTGGAAAGAGACACTAAGGATGAAGTTGGTAATCATTTTGTTAAGGGGGGAAAACGTTTTGCCTGTGACGAAATCTATCTGAG TGATAGCGACCATTCTGAAGAAGGCCTGGGCATTGAACTGCAACATGATCTAATGGATAAAGTGGGATTAGTAGAAAGTGCTTTATCTGAATTAGCTCATGAGCACCATCTAACTATTGCG GATGAAATGAGAGATCAACTATCAGCACTTGAAGCTGAGTTCATGGATGAGAATGAGAAGCTTGCCTCCACACTTGAACGGGTGGAGAGAAATATTGAAGCTCAAAGGGAAATGAACAGAAAATTTGACATGCAGTACCAACGTAAAAT TGCAGAAGCACTTGATGATCACCTAACTGCTGTACAAAGGGATCACGAACACAGATCCCAAATTGAAGAAAGGAGAATAAGAGATGATGCAGCTCGTGAAGAAgccaagaggaaagaaaaagctCTTCAAGAAGAAAAAGCCCGGCAAGAAATGATCAGAGCAGAAGCCAAG GTGCAGGCTAGGCTGgaagctgaaagagttgaaaagGAAAAAGCCGCAGCTCTGGAAGCTGAGAGGAAAGCAGCAAAAGAAGCTGCAGCTGCTGTGGAGAAGAAGGTATCTGAGTCATTGATGAATGTTCCTTCGGAGGCTAACAAGGTTTCAAAGGAAGTCACTATTCATAAACATTCAGCAG CAGGAAATACAATCAGGGTGTCAGAAAATGCTCAAAAGCTGGAGGAGAAAAGATTGATGATTTGCAGTGAAATAGCTTCACAGAATGAAGCGCTGGGATCGCGTTCTAACAAG GCTTACCGAAAATATGAAATGGAAATAGCCAGACGAATCAGAACTATCACTGGTACAAAAGAAAATGTCAG AGTGAAAGCAGATGAATTAATTAAGCTAATCAGTGATTCAACATGTCCACAATCCATCAGCATTGCGATGTTTGCACAGAAG GTTGTGTCCCTGTGCGTGAACCCTACAGGAAGCTTTAACAGTGCCGTCTATGCGTATGGTCGTGTAATTGTCCTTGTTACTTCAAAG GTCCCTCTTGCCATGGATGTTCTCATAGGCGAGTTGGATAAAGTTTGCATTTACGCAGTTCCTAAGTACATTATTTACTCAGAG ACAGCATTTCAGACAAAAGAAGCTTATTACAAAGCTATTGGCTATGCAGAGGAAGATGGGAAGATCGAAAGTACTGATAGTTATGTGGATCGCTTAAGTGCATACATGAAATTATATGGTGCTCTTGTTCAG TCGTTTCTCCATCAACCTGGCCATTCTTCCTCCTTCAGTTAG
- the LOC107809309 gene encoding uncharacterized protein LOC107809309, with protein MYPLCITTIDKEVVAGGSLIQGDIVQMDEAVQRYNFNTDSTLALDVVNSGEPIGVFELDKDLTISKTNQREGFDQCRPIVVVDGSHLKSYYTGTFVSASTLDGAGHILPLAYGIIDSENDAAWTWFFEQFKEAYGERESMCIVSDRNESIIKSVSRVYLTVPHFACIWHLWNNVYKKFKKSHSKLSEIYFSMAKAYTQAEFDSLMEKVEKVDIRVKEYLELAGYEKWARLYAPVNRGWTMMSNIVESINAALVSVRELPIYDLLEEVRKMFGRWNCSNRKEVLQTYTTFGKKYQEMLTLNEAMSTRMTPWYKVVPSTEYLHTVNDEGRHYTVCLLEKKCSCGRFQVDELACPHTWAVLKSKFLMPEDYCSDYYKPKSIVLIYEVQCILCRTGKNGIYQHI; from the exons ATGTATCCTTTGTGCATAACAACAATTGACAAAGAAGTTGTAGCCGGAGGTAGTTTAATTCAAGGCGACATTGTCCAAATGGACGAAGCAGTTCAAAGGTATAATTTCAATACAGATAGTACCCTTGCCCTTGATGTTGTCAATTCAGGCGAACCAATTGGGGTGTTTGaactggacaaggatttgacaatttcaaaaacaaatcaaaggGAG GGATTCGATCAATGTAGACCCATTGTGGTTGTGGATGGAAGCCACTTAAAATCGTATTACACTGGGACTTTCGTCTCGGCTAGCACTTTGGATGGTGCAG GTCATATACTTCCACTAGCATATGGTATTATTGATTCAGAGAACGATGCTGCTTGGACGTGGTTCTTTGAGCAATTTAAGGAAGCATATGGGGAGAGGGAAAGCATGTGCATCGTTTCAGATAGGAACGAAAGTATCATCAAGTCTGTATCAAGAGTGTATCTAACTGTACCACATTTTGCTTGTATATGGCATCTTTGGAACAACGtatataaaaaattcaaaaagagtcaTTCAAAGTTGAGCGAGATATACTTTTCGATGGCAAAAGCATACACACAGGCTGAGTTTGACAGTCTAATGGAGAAGGTGGAGAAGGTAGATATTAGGGTGAAGGAATACTTGGAGTTAGCTGGATACGAAAAGTGGGCTAGATTGTATGCACCTGTCAACAGGGGATGGACAATGATGTCAAATATTGTTGAGTCAATCAATGCCGCACTTGTGTCAGTAAGAGAATTGCCAATATACGACCTCCTCGAAGAAGTTAGGAAAATGTTTGGACGTTGGAATTGTAGCAATCGGAAAGAAGTTCTACAGACATACACAACGTTTGGGAAAAAATACCAGGAGATGCTTACCTTAAATGAGGCAATGTCTACACGAATGACT CCATGGTACAAG gtggttccatcgacTGAATATTTGCATACGGTGAACGATGAAGGAAGGCATTACACCGTATGCCTCTTAGAGAAAAAATGCAGTTGTGGGCGGTTCCAAGTCGATGAATTAGCGTGCCCACACACTTGGGCTGTCCTGAAGAGCAAGTTTCTAATGCCAGAAGATTATTGCTCtgattattacaaaccaaagtCTATTGTACTGATATATGAAGTGCAGTGTATCCTTTGTCGGACCGGAAAGAATGGAATATACCAGCACATATAG